A genome region from Acipenser ruthenus chromosome 29, fAciRut3.2 maternal haplotype, whole genome shotgun sequence includes the following:
- the LOC131696494 gene encoding myogenin-like, which yields MELFETNPYFFPDQRFYESGENFFPSRLQNGYDQSGYQERPLVGLCPDNRLLPGPGLEEKVSPVSSLSPQEHCPGQCLPWACRICKRKTVTVDRRKAATMREKRRLKKVNEAFEALKRSTLMNPNQRLPKVEILRSAIQYIERLQTLLGSLNQQEHEQRNLHYRSASSQRMSSSSERGSSSTCSSSPEWTTSTEQSSTAYSNIANNHEDLLNEDLSEEPNLRSLSSIVDSIAAEATPVSYSGSVPGLE from the exons ATGGAGCTGTTTGAGACCAACCCGTACTTCTTTCCCGACCAGAGGTTTTACGAGTCCGGCGAGAACTTTTTCCCATCTCGGCTGCAGAACGGTTATGATCAGTCGGGTTACCAGGAGCGACCGCTTGTGGGGCTGTGCCCTGACAACAGACTGCTGCCTGGACCCGGATTGGAAGAGAAGGTCTCCCCAGTGTCCAGCCTCTCCCCACAGGAGCACTGCCCCGGCCAGTGCCTGCCCTGGGCGTGCAGGATCTGCAAACGCAAGACCGTCACGGTGGACAGGAGGAAAGCGGCCACCATGAGGGAGAAAAGGAGGCTGAAGAAGGTCAACGAGGCTTTCGAAGCCCTTAAGAGAAGCACCCTGATGAACCCCAATCAGAGGCTGCCCAAGGTGGAGATCCTGCGCAGCGCCATCCAGTACATCGAGAGGCTGCAGACTCTCCTCGGCTCCCTGAACCAGCAGGAGCACGAGCAGAGGAACCTGCATTACAGGAGTGCCAGCTCTCAGAGG atgtccTCCTCCAGTGAGCGCGGGTCCAGCAGTACgtgcagcagcagccctgaatgGACCACTAGCACAGAACAGAGCAGCACCGCATACAGCAACATTGCAAACAACCACGAAG ATCTTTTGAACGAAGACTTGTCGGAAGAGCCGAACCTCCGGTCCCTGTCTTCAATAGTGGACAGCATCGCCGCCGAAGCGACCCCCGTTTCATATTCGGGGAGCGTGCCCGGGTTAGAATGA